The genomic DNA TTGAAAATAAAAACAATATTGAAATAGAAGACCTTAAAATTTCAAACAAATATAACCTTGGTAAGCCTATTGCCCAATTGCTAAAATTTTCTAGTGATGATATGGTAGAAAATATTAATGGTAAACTATATGTAAATCCCCTTCTTTTTTTGGCAACTACTAATAATATCTTCAAGTTAAAAGAACGTAAGTTCCCAGTAGATTTTACAACTCCTTGGATAGAACAAAACTCTACTACTGTACAAATACCTGATGGATATGTTATAGAAAGTTTACCTAAAACACTAGCTGCTACTCTTCCTGATAATCAAGGAATCTTAAAATTTCAAGTTACTCAAGATAAAAATAAGATAAAAACATATAGCATTTTACAACTTAATACTGCTATAATTAGCCCTGAATATTACCCCATATTAAAAGAGTTTTATAACAAACTTACTAACAAACAATCAGAAAAAATTATCCTAGCAAAAAAATAATGAAAAAAAAAATACTAATAGCTTGTCTCTTTATAGGCTTTATAAAAATTGGAATCTGTCAAAAGAAAAATTCAACCAAAATAGGAAGAGTTTCTAAAAAAGATTTAGAAATAACCTCTTACGAAAAAGATACTACTGCAAATGCATTTGTTTTATTGGAACATAGCAATACCTATATTGATGAAAAAAATAACTATAATTTTGTTTCAGACTATTATTTTAAAAAGAAGCTTTTAACTAAGGCGGCTTCTGATATCTCTATCGTTTCAATTCTTTTATACAAAAAAGAAAAAATTAATCAAATTGAAGGTATTACCTATAATCTTAACAATGGTAACATTGATAAAACTGTTTTATCTCCTAAAAGTATTTTTGAAAAACAGATCAATGAAAATTGGAAAGAAGTAACTTTTACATTACCTAATATAAAAGAAGGTAGTGTTATTGAATACGTATATTCTATCTCATCTCCTTATCAAAGACTTCCTGAATGGAATTTTCAAAGCGATATCCCTAAAGTAAAAAGTAGATACACTTCCTCTATTTTAGGAAACTGGAAGTATAATATTCGAATAATCGGGAATCTAAAACTAGATATTGATAACCCTACTATTAAGAAAAATTGCGTTTACGTTGCTGGTATAGGAAATGGGCACTGCTCTAATTTAGAATACGAAATGAATGACATTCCTGCTTTTAAAGAAGAAGAGTATATGTTGAGTAAAAAGAATTTCATTTCAAGACTATGCTTTGATCTAATTTCTTTTACGCAGGTAGATGGACGTATCAAAAAATACACAAAAACATGGAAAGATGCAGATAAAGCGTTAAAGAATAACTTTCTTGATAGACAAAGCTTAAAAAAAAGCTATTTTAAAAACAATATTCCCTCAGAAATTCTAGCGGAATCGGATAATTTAAAAAGAACAAAAAAAATCTATCATTTTATTCAAAATCATTTCACTTGGAACGAAAAATACTGGCCTTCTAGAAAAATTAAACTAAAAAAAGCTTTTCAAGAAAAAATAGGAAACATATTTGATATTAACCTTTCTTTATTCAATAGCTTAAAAGCTGCGAATATTAATTGTAAATTAATTTTAGCTTCCACCAGAAGTAAGGGGCTTTTAACTAAGTTGTATCCTATCTACGACGAGTTCAATTATCTCATTGTAAAAGCTTTTATAAACGATAAGGAATA from Tenacibaculum maritimum NCIMB 2154 includes the following:
- a CDS encoding DUF3857 domain-containing protein — translated: MKKKILIACLFIGFIKIGICQKKNSTKIGRVSKKDLEITSYEKDTTANAFVLLEHSNTYIDEKNNYNFVSDYYFKKKLLTKAASDISIVSILLYKKEKINQIEGITYNLNNGNIDKTVLSPKSIFEKQINENWKEVTFTLPNIKEGSVIEYVYSISSPYQRLPEWNFQSDIPKVKSRYTSSILGNWKYNIRIIGNLKLDIDNPTIKKNCVYVAGIGNGHCSNLEYEMNDIPAFKEEEYMLSKKNFISRLCFDLISFTQVDGRIKKYTKTWKDADKALKNNFLDRQSLKKSYFKNNIPSEILAESDNLKRTKKIYHFIQNHFTWNEKYWPSRKIKLKKAFQEKIGNIFDINLSLFNSLKAANINCKLILASTRSKGLLTKLYPIYDEFNYLIVKAFINDKEYLLDATNKNFPFGLIRFEALNEYGRLMDFKKGSSWIPLSPAIISKKRTMVTLKLEEGFFKGTINRSKSGYYTVEKRNELKTINENSYLENFESKFPHIEVENYTHKNLYDLDKSLRENFEVNIDFENTDQNNKLRIFPFFLEKQNKNPFKLKERNYPVNFGFSRNSSYLLSLEIPKGYKVSKLPKSKKLNLPNNGGTFIYQMNSSGNTIMLIFKFILHKKRFSNNEYFYLKEFYKQLIDKQNEYIELERI